Part of the Leptolyngbya sp. BL0902 genome, CACCAGCAGCCGAGGCGTGTATAGACGGCCCACCACCACCAGGGTGACAATGCCCACCGTCATCACCGCCATGTGGGAGAGAAAGAGGCGCGTGCGCAGGTTGCCCTTGGCCATGCCGATTCTCAACTGGGAGTTTGCTGAAGATCGGGCTGCTCTTCCGGCAAAATAGCTCCCTCCACCGGACAGACCTGAAGGCAAATGCCGCAGTCAATGCAGGTGGAAAAGTCAATCCAGTACCAGTCGGTACCTTTGGTGTTCTTGCCAGGGCCTTCGTGAATACAGGCTACCGGGCAAGCATCGACGCAATCCGCAACTCCTTCACAGACATTCGTAACAATGGTGTGGGCCACAGGGTCTCCTTATCGTGGTGAAACTCAAACAACGGGCAAG contains:
- a CDS encoding indolepyruvate ferredoxin oxidoreductase subunit alpha, coding for MAHTIVTNVCEGVADCVDACPVACIHEGPGKNTKGTDWYWIDFSTCIDCGICLQVCPVEGAILPEEQPDLQQTPS